In Gossypium arboreum isolate Shixiya-1 chromosome 5, ASM2569848v2, whole genome shotgun sequence, a single genomic region encodes these proteins:
- the LOC128292650 gene encoding ankyrin repeat-containing protein BDA1-like: protein MDTSIDPRLSAAARLGNIDAFYALIQEDPYMLDIIDQIPFVHTPFHIAAHEGQIHFAMERMKLKPSFARKLNQDGFSPMHLALRNGQIKLVLRLLKTDKDLVRVKGREGMTLHYPLRNRRKEAFDLEEKVVNWRDNDENTMLHIASSKGLHQELLLLLNSRILPRIDVKAKNSEGLTALEIIQNVQRQATNSAEDDITIKIKRFKKKVNSFVVHGPTCLGRCSTQRWWLRRWL, encoded by the exons ATGGACACCAGCATCGATCCAAGGTTGAGTGCAGCAGCTCGATTAGGAAATATTGATGCCTTTTACGCTCTAATTCAAGAAGATCCGTACATGTTAGACATCATTGATCAGATCCCTTTCGTCCATACTCCATTCCATATAGCTGCACATGAAGGTCAAATTCATTTCGCAATGGAGAGGATGAAATTGAAGCCTTCATTTGCCAGGAAGTTAAACCAAGATGGATTTAGCCCCATGCATTTGGCACTGAGAAATGGGCAGATCAAGCTAGTGCTTCGACTGTTGAAGACCGATAAAGATCTGGTTCGTGTCAAAGGAAGGGAAGGGATGACTCTACATTAC CCTCTAAGGAACCGTCGTAAAGAAGCCTTTGACTTGGaagaaaaagttgtgaattggaGAGACAATGATGAGAATACTATGTTGCATATTGCTTCTAGCAAGGGATTACATCAG GAACTCCTACTGTTATTAAATTCCCGTATTTTACCACGTATCGATGTAAAAGCTAAGAACTCAGAAGGCTTGACAGCTCTAGAAATCATACAAAATGTTCAAAGACAAGCGACAAACAGTGCCGAAGATGATATCACCATCAAGATTAAGCGCTTTAAGAAAAAAGTTAACAGCTTTGTCGTGCACGGACCAACTTGTCTGGGGAGATGCTCAACGCAACGCTGGTGGTTACGGCGCTGGTTATAA